In Acidovorax sp. GBBC 1281, a single window of DNA contains:
- a CDS encoding ExbD/TolR family protein, translating into MSFGTQDDSDEVMNEINMTPLVDVMLVLLIIFIITVPVMKHAVPVDLPRASNQREDVKPETIRLSVTADGKYHWNELTIGDDELEPRLKAEAVKDPQPDLHIRGDKEVRYERVAQAMSAAQRAGVRKIGFVTEPQ; encoded by the coding sequence ATGTCTTTCGGAACCCAGGACGACTCCGACGAGGTGATGAACGAAATCAACATGACGCCGCTGGTGGACGTCATGCTGGTGCTGCTCATCATATTCATCATCACGGTGCCGGTGATGAAGCATGCCGTGCCAGTGGATCTGCCACGCGCTTCCAATCAGCGCGAAGACGTCAAGCCCGAGACCATTCGTCTCAGTGTCACCGCCGATGGCAAATACCACTGGAATGAACTGACGATTGGCGACGACGAACTCGAACCCCGCCTGAAAGCCGAAGCGGTGAAGGATCCGCAACCCGATCTGCACATCCGTGGCGACAAGGAAGTCCGCTATGAGCGCGTGGCCCAGGCCATGTCTGCCGCCCAACGGGCCGGTGTGCGCAAGATCGGGTTCGTGACCGAGCCTCAGTGA
- the hemP gene encoding hemin uptake protein HemP — protein MHASLNALPSSSFFGSTVFQEREPSGAAHLASSAPAVDSRELLKGQKTVAICHNGLVYRLQATKLGKLILTK, from the coding sequence ATGCACGCCAGTCTCAACGCCCTGCCTTCTTCGTCTTTTTTTGGCTCCACCGTTTTTCAGGAGCGCGAGCCGTCCGGCGCCGCGCACCTGGCAAGCTCCGCACCCGCTGTCGATAGCCGGGAACTGCTCAAAGGCCAGAAGACCGTGGCCATCTGCCACAACGGTTTGGTCTACCGCCTGCAGGCCACCAAACTGGGCAAACTGATTCTGACCAAATAG
- a CDS encoding GlcG/HbpS family heme-binding protein has protein sequence MKTKPELEAADVKKIAAAAEAEALKNQWAVTIAIVDDGGHLLSLQRLDGAAPVSSHIAPGKARTAALGRRESKVYEDIVNGGRTAFLSAPFIDGLLEGGVPIMKDGQCLGAVGVSGVKSTEDAQIAKAGIAALGL, from the coding sequence ATGAAAACCAAACCCGAACTCGAAGCCGCCGACGTCAAGAAGATCGCTGCGGCGGCCGAGGCCGAAGCCCTCAAGAACCAATGGGCGGTCACGATTGCCATCGTGGACGATGGTGGGCATCTGCTGTCCCTTCAGCGCCTGGATGGGGCCGCTCCGGTGTCGTCCCACATCGCTCCCGGGAAGGCCCGCACGGCCGCACTGGGGCGCCGTGAAAGCAAGGTCTACGAAGACATCGTCAACGGGGGGCGCACGGCCTTCCTGAGCGCTCCATTCATCGACGGCCTGCTGGAAGGCGGCGTGCCGATCATGAAGGACGGTCAGTGCCTGGGCGCAGTGGGCGTGAGCGGCGTGAAATCGACGGAAGACGCGCAGATCGCCAAGGCGGGCATAGCCGCATTGGGCCTTTGA
- a CDS encoding Bax inhibitor-1/YccA family protein, which translates to MNDQVTTLGSAGYGVSQEQRQKVLRNTYWLLALSMLPTVLGAWVGVATGITQSLRGGVGLIVFLGGAFAFMYAIEKTKHSAAGVPVLLAFTFFMGLMLSRLIGMVLGFKNGTDLIMTAFAGTAGVFFVMATLASVIKRDLSGMGKWLFVGAMVLMVGAIINVFVGSSAGMMAISVAAIGIFSAYMLYDLKQILDGGETNYISATLALYLDIFNVFQSLLALLGIAGGERD; encoded by the coding sequence ATGAACGACCAAGTCACCACCCTGGGCTCAGCGGGATATGGGGTCTCGCAGGAGCAGCGGCAGAAAGTGCTGCGCAATACTTATTGGCTGCTTGCGCTGAGCATGCTGCCGACGGTGCTGGGCGCGTGGGTCGGCGTCGCAACCGGCATCACCCAGTCGCTGCGTGGCGGTGTCGGGCTGATCGTGTTCCTGGGCGGCGCTTTCGCCTTCATGTATGCGATCGAGAAGACCAAGCACTCTGCTGCGGGCGTTCCCGTGCTGCTGGCCTTCACGTTCTTCATGGGGCTGATGCTGTCTCGCCTGATCGGCATGGTGCTGGGCTTCAAGAACGGTACCGATCTGATCATGACCGCCTTTGCCGGCACGGCAGGCGTGTTCTTCGTGATGGCCACCCTGGCCAGCGTGATCAAGCGCGATCTGTCGGGCATGGGCAAATGGCTGTTCGTGGGCGCGATGGTGCTCATGGTCGGCGCCATCATCAATGTGTTCGTTGGCTCTTCGGCCGGCATGATGGCGATCTCGGTCGCCGCCATCGGCATCTTCAGCGCCTACATGCTGTATGACCTCAAGCAGATCCTGGATGGCGGCGAGACCAACTACATCAGTGCCACGCTGGCCCTGTACCTGGACATCTTCAACGTGTTCCAAAGCCTGCTGGCCCTGCTGGGCATCGCGGGTGGCGAGCGCGATTGA
- the rlmD gene encoding 23S rRNA (uracil(1939)-C(5))-methyltransferase RlmD: protein MSDPTETPIPTNEWPQGWLEVTSMDMDAQGVARKPDGKVVFIDGALPLELVTANTHRKKNNWEQASLTAIHRESSQRVRPGCPHFGLHAGACGGCKMQHLHVAAQVAVKQRVLEDNLWHLGKVKAETIMRPIEGPAWGYRYRARLSVRYVIKKGQVLVGFHERKSRYVADMEVCPVLPPHVSAMLVPLRALIASMEARDTCPQIELACGDHVTALVLRHLEPLSTDDLAKLRAFAAEQGVQWWLQPKGPDTVKLLDADSEQLSYALPDFGITMPFKPTDFTQVNPHINRVLVSRALRLLDARKQERVIDWFCGLGNFTLPIATQAREVLGIEGSEALVARSRENYRYNQALTAEGQPLAPTDFVARNLFEMTPEMLVTDGVADKWLVDPPREGAFALAKALADIHQARLGAEEAPALPAGAEGWVPPQRIVYVSCNPATLARDAGLLVHQAGYRCVAAGVVNMFPHTAHVESMAVFERA, encoded by the coding sequence ATGAGCGACCCCACAGAAACACCGATCCCCACGAACGAATGGCCGCAAGGCTGGCTGGAAGTCACGTCCATGGACATGGACGCCCAGGGCGTGGCCCGCAAGCCCGACGGCAAGGTCGTCTTCATCGACGGCGCATTGCCCCTGGAACTCGTCACTGCCAATACCCACCGCAAGAAGAACAACTGGGAGCAGGCCAGCCTCACGGCAATCCACCGTGAATCGTCGCAACGCGTGCGCCCGGGCTGCCCGCATTTCGGCCTGCATGCCGGAGCCTGCGGCGGCTGCAAGATGCAGCACCTGCACGTGGCTGCCCAGGTGGCCGTGAAGCAGCGGGTGCTGGAGGACAACCTCTGGCACCTGGGCAAGGTCAAGGCCGAGACCATCATGCGGCCCATCGAAGGCCCGGCCTGGGGATACCGCTACCGTGCGCGCCTTTCGGTCCGCTACGTGATCAAGAAAGGCCAGGTGCTCGTCGGCTTCCACGAGCGCAAGAGCCGCTACGTGGCCGACATGGAGGTCTGCCCCGTGCTTCCCCCCCATGTGAGCGCCATGCTGGTGCCGTTGCGCGCCCTGATCGCCTCCATGGAGGCCCGCGACACCTGCCCCCAGATCGAACTGGCCTGCGGCGACCACGTCACCGCCCTCGTCCTGCGGCACCTGGAACCCCTGAGCACGGACGACCTGGCCAAGCTGCGAGCCTTTGCGGCCGAGCAGGGCGTGCAATGGTGGCTGCAGCCCAAGGGGCCCGATACCGTGAAGCTGCTGGATGCCGATAGCGAGCAGCTGTCCTATGCACTGCCTGATTTCGGCATCACCATGCCGTTCAAGCCCACGGATTTCACGCAGGTGAATCCGCACATCAACCGCGTCCTGGTGTCGCGTGCCTTGCGCCTGCTGGACGCGCGCAAGCAGGAGCGGGTGATCGACTGGTTCTGCGGCCTGGGCAACTTCACGCTGCCCATCGCCACTCAGGCGCGCGAAGTGCTGGGCATCGAAGGCAGTGAGGCCCTCGTGGCCCGCTCGCGCGAGAACTACCGGTACAACCAAGCCTTGACCGCCGAAGGGCAGCCCCTGGCCCCGACGGACTTCGTCGCGCGGAATCTGTTCGAAATGACCCCGGAGATGCTGGTGACCGATGGCGTGGCGGACAAATGGCTGGTCGATCCACCCCGCGAAGGGGCCTTTGCCCTCGCCAAAGCCCTGGCGGACATCCACCAGGCACGCCTGGGTGCTGAAGAGGCGCCTGCGCTGCCGGCAGGGGCCGAAGGTTGGGTGCCGCCCCAGCGCATCGTGTACGTGAGCTGCAATCCGGCCACGCTGGCACGCGATGCGGGGCTGCTGGTGCACCAGGCGGGCTATCGGTGCGTGGCCGCGGGCGTGGTCAACATGTTTCCCCACACGGCGCACGTGGAAAGCATGGCAGTGTTCGAGCGCGCCTGA
- a CDS encoding Lrp/AsnC ligand binding domain-containing protein — MQDAEPSLDRIDRRILKTLQEDGRIANLKLAERVALSPTAVLSRVQRLTRDGYILGYEARLNPLKLGAGLLVFVEVLLDRTTPNVFDQFKAAVQVHPEILECHMVAGGFDYLLKTRSADMTAYREFAGHVLWQLPGVRETRTYAVMEEVKHSTHLNLG, encoded by the coding sequence ATGCAAGACGCCGAACCCTCCCTGGATCGCATTGATCGCCGCATCCTCAAAACGCTTCAGGAAGACGGACGCATCGCGAACCTCAAACTGGCGGAACGCGTGGCGCTGTCGCCCACGGCCGTGCTGTCCCGCGTGCAGCGCCTCACCCGCGACGGATACATCTTGGGTTACGAGGCGCGGCTCAATCCGCTCAAGCTCGGGGCCGGGCTGCTGGTGTTCGTGGAGGTGTTGCTGGACCGCACGACTCCCAATGTGTTCGACCAATTCAAGGCGGCGGTGCAGGTGCACCCCGAGATCCTGGAGTGCCACATGGTGGCGGGCGGGTTCGACTACCTGCTCAAAACCCGCTCGGCCGACATGACGGCCTACCGCGAATTTGCCGGCCATGTGCTCTGGCAACTGCCCGGCGTGCGCGAGACGCGAACCTACGCCGTCATGGAGGAGGTCAAGCACTCCACCCACCTGAATCTGGGCTGA
- the putA gene encoding trifunctional transcriptional regulator/proline dehydrogenase/L-glutamate gamma-semialdehyde dehydrogenase, which produces MSLSADSAAPATDDFAFAPRPLDSHPLRHAITAAYRRPEPQALAPLLDLARLPGSVSGDIQALALRLADTLRHRKSAGGRAGIVQGLLQEFALSSQEGVALMCLAEALLRIPDSATRDALIRDKIRSGDWEPHLGKSPSLFVNAATWGLLLTGKLVATHSERGLTSALRRLTAKGGEPLIRKGVDMAMRMMGEQFVTGETIDQALSNARTMEAQGFRYSYDMLGEAALTADDAARYLRSHVEAIHAIGKASAGRGVYEGPGISIKLSALHPRYSRAQYARVMDELYPKVLQLVELARQYDIGLNIDAEEADRLELSLDLLERLCRAPSLAGWNGIGFVIQAYQKRCPHVIDWVIDLARNTGHRLMIRLVKGAYWDSEIKRAQLDGLSDYPVYTRKAHTDVSYIACARKLLAATDVVYPQFATHNAQTLATIYQLAGPGYQPGQYEFQCLHGMGEPLYEQVVGAPSDGKLGRPCRIYAPVGTHETLLAYLVRRLLENGANTSFVNRVADTTLALESLVSDPVATVDAAAAAEGTTALPHPRIPLPKDLYGARRANSAGVDLSNESVLARLSNALAAERQQFWQAEPLIDGPVADTGTTLAVRNPADPTDVVGHVQEATDADVDCALQAACDAGPGWAATAPNARAAALRRTAGLLEAGLPQLMSLLMREAGKTCANAVAEVREAVDFLRYYAVQTEGHFDNETHRPIGPVVCISPWNFPLAIFMGQVAAALAAGNTVLAKPAEQTPLIAAEAVRLLHEAGVPHGAVQLLPGRGETVGARLVGDARVMGVMFTGSTEVARILQRSVAGRLDAQGRPIPLIAETGGQNAMIVDSSALVEQVVGDVVASAFDSAGQRCSALRVLCVQTDAADRVITMLKGAMAELTVGDPGLLAVDVGPVIDEEARAGIEEHVATLRAQGRAVFRPAVDAEVLARGTFVVPTLIELSSIGELKREVFGPVLHVVRYASDGLETLLDQINATGYGLTQGLHTRIDETVERVVRRAHAGNVYVNRNMVGAVVGVQPFGGEGLSGTGPKAGGPLYLLRLLSQHPADAACAAIGSTAAAPPDAAARAVLQAPLQALAAWAPGAGHGTLAATCKALADAAVAGLACTLPGPTGERNQYTLAPRARTLCLADNDSDRLTQLAAVMAVGGSAVWPAAEASALHARLPASVQTRVALANDWRSPSVALDAVLHQGSAEALAALCHQMAQRPGPIVGITTLAAGGTVVPLERLVIERALSVNTAAAGGNASLMTMA; this is translated from the coding sequence ATGTCCCTCTCCGCCGACTCTGCCGCACCCGCAACCGACGATTTCGCCTTCGCGCCCCGCCCCCTGGACAGCCATCCGTTGCGCCATGCCATTACCGCCGCGTACCGGCGGCCCGAGCCGCAGGCGCTGGCCCCCTTGCTGGATCTGGCGCGCCTGCCGGGCAGTGTGTCCGGCGACATCCAGGCGCTGGCCCTGCGCCTGGCCGACACGTTGCGCCACCGCAAGAGCGCTGGCGGACGGGCGGGCATCGTGCAGGGCTTGCTGCAGGAGTTCGCCCTGTCGTCCCAGGAAGGGGTTGCGCTCATGTGCCTGGCCGAGGCCTTGCTGCGCATTCCCGACAGTGCCACGCGCGACGCGTTGATCCGCGACAAGATCCGCTCGGGCGACTGGGAGCCCCATCTGGGCAAGAGCCCCTCGCTGTTCGTGAACGCCGCCACCTGGGGCCTGCTGCTCACCGGCAAGCTCGTGGCCACGCACAGCGAGCGCGGCCTGACCTCCGCGCTGCGGCGCCTGACCGCCAAGGGCGGCGAGCCCCTCATTCGCAAGGGCGTGGACATGGCGATGCGCATGATGGGCGAGCAGTTCGTCACCGGCGAGACGATCGATCAAGCGCTCTCCAACGCCCGCACGATGGAAGCACAGGGCTTTCGTTACTCCTACGACATGCTGGGCGAGGCCGCATTGACCGCGGACGATGCGGCGCGCTATCTGCGCTCCCACGTGGAGGCGATCCACGCCATCGGCAAGGCGTCCGCCGGCCGCGGCGTGTACGAGGGACCCGGCATCTCGATCAAGCTGTCGGCGCTGCACCCGCGCTACAGCCGGGCGCAATATGCCCGCGTGATGGACGAGCTGTACCCCAAGGTGCTGCAACTGGTCGAGCTGGCCCGCCAGTACGACATCGGACTGAACATCGACGCCGAAGAGGCCGACCGGCTGGAGCTGTCGCTCGACCTGCTGGAGCGGCTGTGCCGCGCCCCGTCGCTGGCGGGCTGGAACGGCATCGGCTTCGTCATCCAGGCCTACCAGAAGCGCTGTCCGCACGTGATCGACTGGGTGATCGACCTGGCGCGCAACACCGGGCACCGCCTGATGATCCGTCTGGTCAAGGGCGCCTACTGGGACAGCGAGATCAAGCGCGCTCAGCTGGACGGCCTGTCCGACTACCCGGTGTACACCCGCAAGGCGCACACCGACGTCTCCTACATCGCCTGCGCACGCAAGCTGCTCGCCGCCACCGACGTGGTGTACCCCCAGTTCGCCACGCACAACGCGCAGACGCTGGCCACCATTTACCAACTCGCGGGCCCCGGCTACCAGCCAGGACAGTACGAGTTCCAGTGCCTGCACGGCATGGGCGAGCCGCTGTACGAGCAGGTGGTGGGCGCACCCTCGGACGGCAAGCTGGGCCGCCCCTGCCGCATCTATGCGCCAGTGGGCACGCACGAAACCTTGCTCGCCTACCTCGTGCGCCGATTGCTGGAAAACGGTGCCAACACCTCGTTCGTGAACCGCGTGGCCGACACCACGCTGGCGCTGGAATCGCTCGTGAGCGACCCCGTCGCCACGGTGGATGCCGCCGCGGCGGCGGAAGGCACCACCGCTCTGCCCCATCCCCGCATTCCGCTGCCCAAGGACCTGTACGGGGCCCGCCGCGCCAATTCGGCGGGAGTGGACCTGTCCAACGAATCCGTGCTGGCCCGGCTGTCGAATGCGCTGGCCGCTGAAAGGCAGCAGTTCTGGCAGGCCGAGCCCCTCATCGACGGACCGGTGGCCGACACAGGCACAACGCTCGCCGTGCGCAACCCCGCGGACCCCACCGATGTCGTGGGCCACGTGCAGGAGGCGACCGATGCCGACGTGGACTGCGCGCTGCAGGCCGCCTGCGATGCCGGCCCCGGCTGGGCCGCCACGGCGCCCAACGCACGGGCTGCTGCGCTGCGGCGCACCGCCGGCCTGCTGGAGGCGGGCCTGCCCCAGCTGATGAGCCTGCTGATGCGCGAGGCCGGCAAGACCTGCGCCAACGCGGTGGCCGAAGTGCGCGAGGCGGTGGACTTCCTGCGCTACTACGCCGTGCAGACCGAGGGCCATTTCGACAACGAGACCCACCGCCCGATCGGCCCCGTGGTCTGCATCAGCCCATGGAATTTTCCGCTCGCCATCTTCATGGGACAGGTGGCCGCCGCCCTGGCCGCCGGCAACACCGTGCTGGCCAAACCGGCGGAGCAAACCCCGCTGATCGCAGCCGAAGCCGTGCGCCTGCTGCATGAAGCAGGTGTGCCGCACGGTGCGGTGCAACTGCTGCCAGGGCGTGGCGAGACGGTGGGCGCCCGGCTGGTGGGCGATGCCCGTGTGATGGGAGTGATGTTCACCGGTTCCACCGAAGTCGCGCGCATCCTGCAGCGCAGCGTGGCCGGACGGCTCGACGCGCAGGGCCGCCCGATTCCGCTGATTGCCGAAACCGGCGGGCAGAACGCGATGATCGTGGACTCCTCCGCGCTGGTGGAGCAGGTGGTGGGCGACGTGGTGGCCTCGGCCTTCGACAGCGCCGGCCAGCGCTGCTCCGCCCTGCGCGTGCTGTGCGTGCAGACCGATGCAGCCGACCGCGTGATCACCATGCTCAAGGGCGCCATGGCCGAGTTGACCGTGGGCGATCCCGGCCTGCTGGCGGTGGACGTGGGCCCGGTGATCGACGAAGAGGCCCGCGCCGGCATCGAAGAGCACGTGGCCACGCTGCGCGCCCAAGGCCGCGCCGTGTTCCGCCCAGCGGTGGATGCCGAAGTGCTGGCGCGCGGCACCTTCGTCGTCCCGACGCTGATCGAGCTGTCCAGCATCGGCGAGCTCAAGCGCGAAGTGTTCGGCCCCGTGCTGCACGTGGTGCGCTACGCCAGCGATGGGCTGGAGACCCTGCTCGACCAGATCAACGCGACGGGCTACGGCCTCACGCAGGGACTGCACACGCGCATCGACGAGACGGTGGAGCGCGTGGTGCGCCGCGCGCACGCGGGCAATGTCTATGTGAACCGCAACATGGTGGGCGCCGTCGTGGGCGTACAGCCTTTCGGTGGCGAGGGGCTGTCGGGCACGGGCCCCAAGGCCGGCGGGCCGCTGTACCTGCTGCGCCTGCTGTCCCAGCACCCGGCCGACGCCGCGTGTGCCGCGATCGGCAGCACGGCCGCCGCCCCACCGGACGCCGCTGCGCGCGCCGTGCTGCAGGCCCCGCTGCAGGCCCTGGCCGCCTGGGCGCCGGGCGCAGGCCATGGCACGCTTGCAGCCACCTGCAAGGCCTTGGCCGATGCCGCGGTGGCCGGCCTGGCTTGCACCTTGCCGGGCCCCACGGGCGAGCGCAACCAGTACACACTGGCGCCCCGCGCCCGCACGCTCTGCCTGGCCGACAACGACAGCGATCGGTTGACCCAGCTGGCGGCGGTGATGGCCGTCGGGGGCAGCGCGGTGTGGCCGGCGGCCGAAGCCAGCGCCCTGCATGCCCGGCTGCCCGCCAGCGTGCAGACGCGCGTGGCCTTGGCGAACGACTGGCGCAGCCCCAGCGTGGCGCTGGACGCCGTGCTGCACCAGGGCAGCGCCGAGGCCCTGGCGGCGCTGTGCCATCAGATGGCGCAGCGGCCGGGTCCCATCGTGGGCATCACCACGCTGGCGGCGGGGGGCACCGTGGTACCGCTGGAGCGGCTGGTCATCGAGCGTGCCCTGAGCGTGAACACCGCAGCGGCCGGCGGCAATGCCAGCCTGATGACCATGGCCTGA
- a CDS encoding DUF2325 domain-containing protein, which translates to MVLAAGVRTPVKAARHCSLERTPFIRSNGCIHRKKSLATRARPLAGKKRPFGRRVRESPHDETDWGLTGLAVDSEKNHRTPWPAIDASVSLNENGYQSNVPRLQRHLSSSLWVEQGRSRVRLAGIGLVPHRFEKGAQMTDTPLEDLIEEHRVLLDGYGRAQIRCSRLLAMQASEIERLQAQSIRLRARAIVAETALAFAREEAAEGNAAALQGPARRRAMGRQIEALGQRIHELMREVLHWQWRAARSHHTMPLPAMALRAVATEGLSARPGRMRSVVCIAPDAAGSLIAQPVGRKPEAAVEESAAALPGGNAALEASLIAADFVICQTGCVGHDDYWRVQDHCKRTGKPCVLVDQPQVVQIMRGLAHPQDEPVLQR; encoded by the coding sequence ATGGTGCTGGCGGCAGGCGTTCGCACGCCGGTGAAGGCCGCGCGGCATTGCAGTCTGGAAAGGACGCCGTTCATTCGTTCGAACGGATGCATTCATCGCAAAAAAAGCCTGGCTACGCGAGCACGCCCGTTGGCTGGCAAAAAACGACCCTTCGGACGGAGAGTCCGGGAGTCGCCCCACGATGAAACCGATTGGGGGCTGACCGGATTGGCGGTGGATTCTGAGAAGAACCACCGAACACCCTGGCCAGCGATTGACGCCAGTGTATCATTAAATGAGAATGGTTATCAATCAAATGTGCCGCGCTTGCAGCGGCACCTCAGCAGTTCACTGTGGGTCGAGCAGGGGCGCAGCCGGGTGCGCCTTGCTGGCATCGGGCTCGTCCCGCATCGGTTTGAAAAGGGAGCGCAGATGACCGACACGCCGTTGGAAGATCTCATCGAGGAACACCGGGTCCTTCTGGACGGGTATGGGCGGGCGCAGATCCGCTGCAGCCGTTTACTGGCCATGCAGGCTTCAGAGATCGAGCGCCTGCAGGCCCAGTCCATCCGCCTGCGGGCACGGGCCATCGTGGCCGAGACGGCGCTGGCATTCGCCCGGGAGGAGGCCGCCGAAGGGAATGCCGCTGCGCTCCAGGGCCCGGCGCGGCGGCGTGCCATGGGCCGGCAGATCGAAGCCCTGGGGCAGCGCATCCATGAGCTGATGCGCGAGGTGCTGCACTGGCAGTGGCGGGCCGCGCGTTCCCATCACACCATGCCATTGCCTGCCATGGCGTTGCGGGCGGTGGCGACCGAGGGCCTGTCGGCCCGGCCAGGACGCATGCGGTCCGTGGTTTGCATTGCGCCGGATGCCGCGGGCAGCCTGATCGCGCAGCCGGTGGGCCGCAAGCCGGAAGCGGCGGTGGAAGAAAGCGCCGCCGCATTGCCCGGCGGAAATGCGGCGCTGGAAGCCAGCCTGATCGCCGCCGACTTCGTGATCTGCCAGACCGGCTGCGTCGGCCATGACGACTATTGGCGGGTGCAGGACCACTGCAAGCGCACGGGCAAACCGTGCGTGCTGGTGGACCAGCCCCAGGTCGTTCAGATCATGCGGGGGCTGGCGCATCCGCAGGACGAGCCCGTGCTGCAGCGGTAG